A portion of the Musa acuminata AAA Group cultivar baxijiao chromosome BXJ1-1, Cavendish_Baxijiao_AAA, whole genome shotgun sequence genome contains these proteins:
- the LOC103991010 gene encoding uncharacterized protein LOC103991010, with protein sequence MEEHRRRAELAGPLELLPAVDFCCVYGSSLLPNNSDKTSMVDYILGVADPIQWHSENLERNRHHYSKWMGRLGPSAINWVAYGIGVGVHFNPFVEWKDKMIKYGVVQMHDLAMDVLTWDRFYLSGRLQKPVQVLIDNWDIQKVNLINLKAATSASLLLLPAKFSEEDLYAKICSLSYMGDLRMLFAEDKNKVKNIVRGSFTSFQSMYKPSLQEFAAEGLLQIPSAGHEFEQDCGLSATRNHFFSLPWTIQRRLGMKHEIDGSGIKKPQTTITSRELAANRVTKALRRLVMISSARQAMSGLAATGGVAAARYLARKISKAWKSRMS encoded by the exons ATGGAGGAGCATCGAAGACGAGCGGAGCTCGCCGGCCCCCTCGAACTTCTCCCTGCCGTCGACTTCTGCTGCGTCTACGGCTCCTCTCTCCTCCCTAACAACAGTGACAAG ACCTCCATGGTGGATTACATCTTGGGCGTCGCAGACCCCATCCAGTGGCATTCCGAG AATTTGGAAAGGAACAGGCACCACTACTCGAAATGGATGGGGCGGCTTGGCCCGTCAGCG ATCAATTGGGTTGCATATGGGATTGGCGTCGGTGTGCACTTCAATCCGTTTGTGGAGTGGAAGGATAAG ATGATAAAGTATGGAGTCGTGCAGATGCATGATTTGGCTATGGATGTACTGACGTGGGACAGGTTCTACCTGAGCGGCCGTTTGCAGAAACCT GTTCAGGTCCTAATTGATAACTGGGATATACAAAAGGTTAACTTGATTAACCTGAAAGCAGCAACTTCTGCTTCACTACTCCTTTTACCAGCTAAATTTAGTGAG GAAGATCTATATGCTAAAATCTGTAGTCTTTCGTACATGGGTGATTTGCGAATGCTGTTTGCAGAGGACAAGAATAAG GTAAAGAACATTGTCCGTGGAAGTTTTACATCGTTTCAGTCCATGTATAAGCCATCACTACAAGAGTTTGCGGCTGAAGGGTTGCTTCAGATTCCTTCTGCTGGTCATGAATTTGAACAG GACTGTGGTTTATCAGCGACAAGGAATCATTTCTTCTCTCTTCCTTGGACCATCCAAAGACGTTTAGGAATGAAGCATGAGATAGATGGATCAG GAATCAAAAAGCCCCAGACCACCATTACTTCTAGAGAATTGGCTGCTAACCGTGTGACCAAAGCTTTGAGACGTCTTGTAATGATATCCAGTGCGAGGCAGGCAATGTCTGGATTAGCTGCTACTGGCGGAGTGGCTGCTGCTCGTTATCTCGCAAGAAAAATATCCAAGGCTTGGAAGTCCAGAATGTCTTGA